The Methanosphaera sp. BMS genome contains a region encoding:
- a CDS encoding Ni/Fe hydrogenase subunit alpha, protein MVELTLEPVTRIEGHAKITVDLDEEGNVKDTKLHVMEFRGFEKFLQGRPIEEVPRIVPRICGICDVQHHLAAAKACDQVFGFEDDNIYPAAYKMREIMNWGSVMHSHTLSFYFLSAPDFIGGADRKTRNVFQIIKTHPELAKKALELRHLSQDIVTAIGGRPIHQVSNTPGGITTVLSDEEQKENLVKAQRGLELSMDTWEAAQPIFEENLDLIAELGYVETYHCGLVDKNDGSWDMYNGNVRMVDKEAKTYAEFAPQDYTDYMAEGVKPYSWLKFPYIKDIGYPEGIYRVAPLSRINACTKMPDAAPQAQELLEAFRDTFGRCPQAPLLFHPARLIELVASAELAVDGLEGDLSGQKRPEALDREVITGSGVGIVEASRGTLTHHYETDENGLVTKANIIVATVQNNPSMEMGIQQVAKTYIKPGVEVDDKIFNLMEMVIRAYDPCLSCATHQLDTQMRLSTVEVYDHMGNLVKKI, encoded by the coding sequence ATGGTAGAATTAACTTTAGAACCTGTAACAAGGATTGAAGGTCACGCTAAAATTACAGTAGACCTTGATGAAGAAGGAAACGTAAAAGATACTAAATTACATGTAATGGAATTCAGAGGATTTGAAAAATTCTTACAAGGAAGACCAATCGAAGAAGTACCAAGAATCGTACCAAGAATCTGTGGTATTTGTGACGTACAGCACCACTTAGCTGCAGCTAAAGCATGTGACCAAGTATTCGGATTTGAAGATGATAACATTTACCCAGCAGCATACAAAATGAGAGAAATCATGAACTGGGGATCTGTAATGCACTCACACACTTTAAGTTTCTACTTCTTAAGTGCACCTGACTTTATCGGTGGAGCAGACAGAAAAACAAGAAATGTATTCCAAATCATCAAAACTCACCCAGAATTAGCTAAAAAAGCTTTAGAACTAAGACACTTATCACAAGATATCGTAACAGCTATCGGTGGAAGACCAATTCACCAAGTATCAAACACCCCTGGTGGAATTACCACTGTATTAAGTGATGAAGAACAAAAAGAAAACTTAGTAAAAGCACAAAGAGGACTCGAGTTATCCATGGATACATGGGAAGCAGCTCAACCTATCTTTGAAGAAAACTTAGACTTAATCGCAGAATTAGGTTATGTAGAAACATACCACTGTGGTTTAGTAGACAAAAACGATGGTAGTTGGGACATGTACAACGGTAACGTAAGAATGGTAGACAAAGAAGCAAAAACCTATGCTGAATTTGCACCACAAGACTACACCGACTACATGGCTGAAGGTGTAAAACCATACTCCTGGTTAAAATTCCCTTACATCAAAGACATCGGATATCCTGAAGGTATCTACAGAGTAGCACCTCTATCAAGAATCAACGCATGTACAAAAATGCCTGATGCTGCTCCTCAAGCTCAAGAATTATTAGAAGCATTCAGAGACACTTTCGGAAGATGTCCTCAAGCACCTTTATTATTCCACCCAGCAAGACTCATAGAACTTGTTGCATCTGCTGAATTAGCAGTAGATGGACTTGAAGGTGACTTAAGTGGTCAAAAACGTCCAGAAGCTTTAGACCGTGAAGTTATCACCGGTAGCGGTGTAGGTATAGTTGAAGCATCAAGAGGTACTTTAACTCACCACTACGAAACCGATGAAAACGGTTTAGTAACAAAAGCTAACATCATCGTAGCTACTGTACAAAACAACCCTTCCATGGAAATGGGTATTCAACAAGTTGCAAAAACTTACATCAAACCTGGTGTAGAAGTAGACGACAAAATATTCAACCTAATGGAAATGGTTATTCGTGCATACGACCCATGTTTATCATGTGCAACTCACCAATTAGATACTCAAATGAGATTATCTACTGTTGAAGTATACGACCACATGGGTAACTTAGTTAAAAAAATATAA
- a CDS encoding F420-nonreducing hydrogenase codes for MAEKVKIGTMWLGGCSGCHIALTDLHELLLDVLEAVEFQFSPVLMDTKYDEIPEMDILLIEGGIRNDENKELAEVLREKAGFVIAYGSCAEFGGVPGLGNLHTNDELTTEAYINSVSTVNPDGIIPSESVPHLESRVRPLSDVIKVDAALPGCPPKSEVIAQVLLALLDGETPEIPDNNLCDVCEREKPPMGMAMDKIKRPWEVGETDRDMCLVPQGVICLGPATRPLCGAQCPSVDTPCRGCYGPTDKVLDAGAKMISAIASDYGVENDKEIDPEEVANQVEDVVGTFYTYTLPAALIPLKLRN; via the coding sequence ATGGCAGAAAAAGTTAAAATAGGAACAATGTGGCTCGGAGGATGTTCTGGTTGTCACATCGCTTTAACAGATTTACACGAATTATTATTAGATGTATTAGAAGCTGTAGAATTCCAATTCAGTCCAGTACTTATGGATACAAAATATGATGAAATTCCAGAAATGGACATTTTATTAATTGAAGGTGGAATCCGTAACGATGAAAACAAAGAATTAGCTGAAGTATTAAGAGAAAAAGCTGGTTTTGTAATCGCATACGGAAGTTGTGCTGAATTCGGAGGAGTTCCAGGACTCGGTAACTTACACACCAACGATGAATTAACAACTGAAGCATACATCAACTCAGTATCAACAGTTAACCCGGATGGAATCATACCTAGTGAAAGCGTACCTCACTTAGAAAGCAGAGTAAGACCATTATCAGATGTAATTAAAGTAGACGCAGCTTTACCTGGATGTCCACCTAAATCAGAAGTAATCGCACAAGTATTACTTGCATTATTGGATGGAGAAACCCCAGAAATACCTGATAACAACCTCTGTGACGTATGTGAAAGAGAAAAACCACCTATGGGTATGGCAATGGACAAAATCAAAAGACCATGGGAAGTTGGAGAAACCGACAGAGACATGTGTTTAGTACCTCAAGGAGTTATTTGTTTAGGTCCTGCTACCCGTCCATTATGTGGTGCACAATGTCCATCAGTAGACACCCCATGTAGAGGATGTTACGGACCTACAGACAAAGTATTAGATGCAGGAGCTAAAATGATCAGTGCTATCGCATCAGACTACGGAGTAGAAAACGATAAAGAAATTGATCCAGAAGAAGTTGCAAACCAAGTTGAAGATGTAGTAGGAACATTCTACACTTACACATTACCAGCAGCTTTAATTCCACTCAAATTAAGAAACTAG
- a CDS encoding hydrogenase iron-sulfur subunit: MANDDIKIIVFSCNWCCYGGADTAGTSRMQYPPNIRMIRVMCSGRIEPQFILKALREGADGVFIGGCHMGDCHYDAGNYKFDRRMRLVYRLLDELGIEKQRVQHDWISASEGEKFASTIRRVTAEIQELGPSPLKEQLAEGE; encoded by the coding sequence ATGGCTAACGACGATATTAAAATAATCGTTTTCAGTTGTAACTGGTGCTGCTATGGTGGAGCAGATACTGCTGGAACATCAAGGATGCAATACCCACCTAACATAAGAATGATCAGAGTAATGTGCTCTGGAAGAATTGAACCTCAATTCATATTAAAAGCTTTAAGAGAAGGAGCAGACGGAGTATTCATCGGTGGATGTCACATGGGTGACTGTCACTACGATGCAGGTAACTACAAATTTGACAGAAGAATGAGATTAGTATACAGATTATTAGACGAACTTGGAATTGAAAAACAGAGAGTACAGCACGACTGGATTTCAGCTTCCGAAGGAGAAAAATTCGCTTCAACAATTAGAAGAGTAACTGCAGAAATTCAAGAGTTAGGTCCATCACCACTCAAAGAACAATTAGCAGAGGGGGAATAA
- the sufC gene encoding Fe-S cluster assembly ATPase SufC, with product MLLEISDLEVEVEGKKILKGVNLQIDEGETHVLLGPNGAGKSTLFMTILGFPKYEVTKGKIIYKGQDITNLETHERIALGLGVTFQNPPAIRGVKLKDLLKIVDGKHEYKTEDDLDDEVVALGERLKLNENFLDRDVNLGFSGGEVKRSELLQLLAQQPDFIMFDEPDSGVDIENVELISNEIGTLLGQDDENTKKAGLLITHLGYILNFVNATHAHVLIDGKIVRTGEPKEIMDNVRTSGFGEI from the coding sequence ATGCTACTTGAAATATCAGATTTAGAAGTAGAAGTAGAGGGAAAAAAGATACTTAAAGGAGTAAACCTTCAAATTGACGAAGGAGAAACACACGTTTTATTAGGACCGAATGGTGCAGGAAAAAGTACATTATTCATGACCATACTAGGATTTCCTAAATACGAAGTAACAAAAGGTAAAATAATATACAAAGGACAGGACATAACCAATTTAGAAACCCACGAAAGAATAGCCTTAGGTTTAGGAGTAACATTCCAGAATCCACCGGCAATCAGAGGAGTAAAACTCAAAGATTTACTCAAGATAGTTGATGGAAAACATGAATACAAAACAGAAGATGACCTGGATGATGAAGTAGTAGCACTAGGAGAAAGATTAAAACTCAATGAAAACTTCCTTGACAGAGATGTCAACCTAGGATTCTCAGGTGGAGAAGTAAAAAGATCAGAACTGTTACAACTTTTAGCACAGCAACCTGACTTCATCATGTTTGACGAACCGGACAGTGGTGTAGACATAGAAAATGTGGAATTAATATCAAATGAAATAGGAACACTACTCGGTCAGGATGATGAAAACACCAAAAAAGCAGGACTGTTAATTACCCACCTCGGATATATATTGAACTTCGTAAACGCTACGCATGCCCATGTATTAATAGATGGAAAAATAGTACGTACAGGAGAACCTAAAGAAATAATGGATAACGTAAGAACAAGTGGATTTGGGGAGATATAA
- a CDS encoding SufD family Fe-S cluster assembly protein, producing MVSIKDRAEKALNKKAVIGEDIDLNEYETMDVDAYEHVDSLEDLDKSDKQMLTSVGMDTTEEDRSASFLQMDQSEILANVMYPGVEVMSTPKALEKYDWLQDYMWNAMAVDADKYTATTELDGKSGYFIRSLPGTKMELPIQACMYIGDDSVRQTAHNIIIAEENSEINIITGCSTANHVDHAAHIGVSEFYLKKGSKVTFTMVHNWAKEVDVRPRTAVIMEDDSTYISNYILTSPVRNIQAYPTAYASGNNSKVFFQSILAGKEDSTIDQGSRTILSGNNSQAEMITRAISDDDSYIMTRGDLLGKTQDVRGHIECMGLILSDNSKIYSVPELRGECANMELSHEAAVGKIAEDEIQYLMARGLTEDEAASMIVRGFLDIDIKGLPEELAKETKKLMELSMEGM from the coding sequence ATGGTATCAATAAAAGATAGAGCAGAAAAAGCATTAAATAAAAAAGCGGTGATAGGTGAAGATATCGATTTAAATGAATATGAAACCATGGATGTTGACGCATACGAACACGTAGACTCCTTGGAAGATTTGGATAAATCAGATAAACAAATGCTCACCAGTGTAGGAATGGACACCACAGAAGAAGACAGATCTGCATCATTCCTTCAGATGGATCAATCCGAAATACTTGCAAACGTAATGTATCCGGGTGTAGAGGTAATGAGTACGCCAAAGGCACTTGAAAAATATGACTGGCTACAAGATTATATGTGGAACGCAATGGCAGTAGACGCGGACAAATATACTGCAACGACAGAACTTGATGGAAAAAGTGGATATTTCATAAGAAGCCTTCCTGGAACCAAGATGGAACTGCCTATACAGGCATGCATGTACATCGGTGATGATTCAGTAAGACAGACTGCCCACAACATAATCATAGCTGAAGAAAACTCTGAAATAAACATAATAACCGGTTGTTCAACGGCAAATCATGTAGATCATGCTGCACACATCGGTGTAAGTGAATTCTATCTTAAAAAAGGTTCAAAAGTAACATTCACCATGGTACACAACTGGGCAAAAGAGGTAGACGTAAGACCAAGAACAGCTGTAATAATGGAAGATGACAGTACATACATATCAAACTACATATTGACAAGTCCCGTAAGAAACATACAGGCATATCCAACAGCATATGCAAGTGGAAACAACTCAAAAGTATTTTTCCAGTCAATACTCGCCGGAAAAGAAGATTCAACGATAGATCAAGGTTCAAGAACCATATTATCAGGTAACAATTCACAGGCCGAAATGATTACCCGTGCAATAAGTGATGATGATTCATACATCATGACCCGTGGAGACTTACTTGGTAAAACACAGGATGTACGTGGCCACATAGAATGTATGGGTCTGATACTATCTGATAATTCAAAGATATACTCCGTTCCAGAGCTAAGAGGAGAATGTGCAAACATGGAACTATCACACGAAGCGGCAGTAGGTAAAATAGCCGAAGACGAAATCCAATACCTGATGGCCAGAGGATTAACAGAAGATGAAGCAGCTTCAATGATAGTAAGAGGTTTCCTGGACATAGACATAAAAGGATTACCTGAAGAACTTGCTAAGGAAACCAAAAAATTAATGGAACTTAGTATGGAAGGAATGTAA
- a CDS encoding DUF3344 domain-containing protein: MTKINTKYLFMFFVLVMIFAIGVVSATENTTTSQSLDDYSIQEQSTNAEILEENTIKENILPKSNIKNDGESDEVAYISPEATLEGDGSRNNPYNISVAFNNTNIQNKKNFTLLEGEYNLKKAVTITKSYAKDILIQSEGNVTINGLNKINLFDIKTDNTVTINNISFINAYSESNNGAAIINAGNLTIVNSSFYNNIASSGGAIYNNKGNLTIMNSIFDHNQATGSGTNGYGGAIHSTGNISFMNSIFTNNNASKGGALYNNKVIFNIDSDNLFENNSADWAGSIYNYQATLIINKNNTFKSSSAKNYAGVVYNDRGNVTIKQNNTFLNNNGFSFGGVISSNLGNILIENDNQFINNTATYGGVINSTGNITINENNTFDANKANYAGASVYTNRGNLIVNPENVFINNNANSYGGSIYLWNAKANVSGSIFKNNLAQDGGCIYINTNCTDLIFNNLEFENNSATTGGVFNTKVLTTITNSKFNSNTATTGASIYAQDYLIVGSCNFTDGNADEGGAIYATGDSTTQITRSNFKDITSNNETLNLQGENTFIENNYENVSILYDNLTLQVNNPKEVYATTDSIELEVISVLTNPTYYDGNILDKDEYTYYINNQEIIRTSDNVYNLTIDTEGTYSISASSKLLGNTNIIENIQVGTDTPGDVTVNNLKVSSNSGNLLVNEENIISIDVTNTLRDNIPLTITIDNYSYTSQASLGESVINITYMPQGNGEKSISVSIDDGVSFIYEDSLVAYYNGYMGKSFTNGQNITTKRHYTGKNTVVIIPIKFYLSNNYGEEQFTFNSADYGITERNKIVDVLYYQGYNWLKDTGYMFIGLNEEGLWDPISDYTDTKGFGSYDYPSGLSVFDAKGQFIANGQNQLDILPESNDRSVYGGYFIVIYANNTDETDIIINEGADLLNPESSGYGANSSNTIAYANYENINADDAILYTISAAADKAGESKIMVNNKEYGSLADNYDSTSRISIVESNLDNLVNGTNLVSLQSINDNLLVMNTILMITHPAMPNVVVDDVDVTASKGDLLVETDNTITIKLTNDGGAATATLNITIDDKNITETVENFTGETTIDVTYNPATTGAKNIKIDIINDETTQTLYEGTINAYYNGYRGKSFTGGENFTTKRQYEGKNTLILEQFNYYNWNESTKATYDATQLSSDKIVDVLYYQGYNWDKNLNFGLNVNDEESPIIANYSDTKGFGTYNYPSGVVVFNITEQFKAGQLNEIVPIQLENNSNILYGGILVIIYANNTETTSILINEGADLLNPEASGLTTNEYTIAYSNYENIKSADAMLYTISAAADKVGESKIIVNNKEYQSLADNYDSTSKISIIETNLDNLEDGTNLVSLQSINDNLFAMGTILVVNHPLELSLKVDTTAFTIGTTTNISASIYDGENILTGINKGKVVFKVNGKTLKDENGKVIYAKVVNGTATITGYEIPASWNENSTIQAIYSGSVEVSSLTSDKQTLSITQDSVTITTEDIVTKAGTDITLKATINTNVAINNGKVIFKINGKTVKDENGKIIYAKVSNNAVSVDYTLPENFKVGEYNITAIFISSVYGNLEDVKTLTVTV; this comes from the coding sequence ATGACAAAAATAAATACAAAATATTTATTCATGTTTTTTGTATTAGTGATGATTTTTGCAATAGGTGTAGTTTCTGCTACAGAAAATACTACAACATCTCAAAGTTTGGATGATTACTCTATTCAAGAACAATCAACTAATGCTGAAATACTTGAAGAGAATACTATAAAGGAAAATATCCTTCCTAAAAGCAATATTAAAAATGATGGGGAATCCGATGAAGTTGCGTATATCTCTCCGGAGGCAACATTGGAGGGGGATGGTTCTAGAAATAATCCATATAATATCTCTGTTGCTTTTAATAATACAAACATACAAAATAAAAAGAACTTTACATTACTCGAAGGTGAATATAATCTTAAAAAAGCAGTAACGATAACTAAAAGTTATGCTAAAGATATTCTTATTCAATCTGAAGGTAATGTGACAATTAATGGGCTAAATAAAATCAATTTGTTTGATATAAAAACAGATAACACAGTTACAATAAATAATATAAGCTTCATCAACGCATACTCAGAAAGTAATAATGGGGCAGCGATTATAAATGCAGGAAATTTAACCATTGTAAATTCCTCCTTTTACAACAATATAGCATCAAGTGGTGGGGCAATTTATAATAACAAAGGTAACTTAACAATTATGAACTCAATATTTGATCATAATCAAGCAACCGGTAGTGGAACCAACGGATATGGTGGAGCTATACACAGTACCGGAAATATATCCTTTATGAATTCAATATTTACTAACAATAATGCAAGCAAAGGCGGGGCATTATACAATAACAAAGTCATATTTAATATTGATTCTGATAATCTCTTTGAAAACAATTCTGCCGATTGGGCAGGATCAATATATAATTATCAGGCAACATTAATAATCAATAAAAATAACACCTTTAAATCTTCATCTGCAAAAAATTATGCTGGTGTTGTTTATAATGACAGAGGTAACGTAACCATAAAACAAAACAATACCTTCTTAAATAATAATGGTTTTAGTTTCGGTGGAGTTATTTCAAGTAATTTGGGAAATATTCTAATTGAAAATGATAACCAATTCATAAATAACACGGCAACATACGGTGGAGTTATTAATTCAACAGGTAACATAACAATAAACGAAAACAATACTTTTGATGCTAATAAAGCAAATTATGCTGGTGCAAGTGTCTATACAAATAGGGGCAATCTAATAGTTAATCCAGAAAATGTATTTATTAACAACAATGCAAATAGTTATGGTGGTTCAATATATCTGTGGAATGCAAAAGCAAATGTGTCTGGAAGTATATTTAAGAATAATCTTGCACAAGATGGTGGATGTATATATATTAACACTAATTGTACTGATTTGATTTTCAATAATTTGGAATTCGAGAATAATTCCGCAACAACGGGTGGTGTATTTAATACGAAAGTTCTAACTACTATTACGAATTCTAAATTTAATTCAAATACTGCTACAACCGGTGCTTCAATATATGCTCAGGATTACCTAATAGTGGGTTCATGTAATTTCACTGATGGAAATGCAGATGAAGGTGGAGCAATATATGCTACTGGTGATTCAACAACTCAAATCACTAGATCAAACTTCAAAGACATAACATCAAACAATGAAACATTAAACTTACAAGGAGAAAATACATTCATAGAAAATAATTATGAAAATGTTTCTATACTCTATGATAATTTAACTTTACAAGTTAACAATCCTAAAGAAGTATACGCAACAACAGATTCAATAGAACTTGAAGTGATAAGCGTTTTAACAAATCCAACATATTATGATGGAAATATATTGGATAAGGATGAATACACTTATTATATTAATAATCAAGAAATTATCCGAACTTCAGACAATGTATATAACTTGACTATTGATACAGAAGGAACATATTCCATATCCGCATCATCTAAACTACTTGGAAATACTAATATAATTGAAAACATTCAAGTTGGAACAGACACACCTGGTGATGTAACGGTAAATAATTTAAAAGTTTCATCCAATTCAGGTAACTTACTGGTAAATGAAGAGAACATAATTTCAATAGATGTTACAAATACTCTTCGGGATAATATTCCTTTAACAATTACAATAGATAATTATAGTTATACTTCACAAGCAAGTCTAGGTGAATCCGTAATAAATATTACTTATATGCCACAAGGCAATGGCGAAAAATCAATAAGTGTCTCTATTGATGACGGTGTCTCATTTATCTATGAAGATTCTCTTGTAGCATATTACAATGGGTATATGGGCAAATCATTTACTAATGGACAAAATATTACAACAAAACGTCACTACACTGGTAAAAATACAGTGGTAATTATTCCAATAAAATTCTATTTGTCCAATAATTATGGTGAGGAACAGTTTACTTTCAATTCAGCAGATTATGGTATTACCGAACGAAACAAAATAGTGGATGTTCTCTATTATCAAGGATACAACTGGCTTAAAGATACCGGCTACATGTTTATAGGATTAAATGAAGAAGGATTATGGGATCCTATTTCAGATTATACTGATACAAAAGGATTTGGAAGTTATGATTATCCATCCGGTTTATCAGTATTCGATGCTAAAGGTCAGTTCATAGCAAACGGTCAAAATCAATTGGATATACTACCTGAATCTAATGATCGTTCAGTATATGGAGGATATTTCATAGTAATATATGCAAATAACACTGATGAAACAGATATCATTATTAATGAAGGTGCAGATCTGTTAAATCCAGAATCAAGTGGATATGGTGCAAACAGTTCAAATACTATAGCATATGCAAATTATGAAAACATCAATGCTGATGATGCGATATTATACACAATATCTGCTGCAGCAGATAAGGCTGGTGAAAGTAAGATTATGGTTAACAACAAAGAATATGGATCACTTGCAGATAATTATGATAGTACAAGTAGAATCAGTATTGTAGAATCAAATCTGGATAACTTAGTCAATGGTACAAACTTGGTTAGTTTACAAAGTATTAATGATAATCTGCTTGTAATGAACACAATACTTATGATAACACATCCTGCAATGCCAAATGTGGTTGTAGATGATGTGGATGTAACAGCAAGCAAAGGGGATCTTCTCGTAGAAACAGACAATACAATTACCATCAAACTAACAAACGATGGGGGAGCAGCAACTGCAACTTTAAACATAACCATTGATGACAAAAACATAACCGAAACAGTTGAAAACTTTACAGGTGAAACTACCATTGATGTAACATACAATCCTGCAACTACCGGTGCAAAAAACATTAAAATAGATATTATAAATGATGAAACAACACAAACATTATATGAAGGAACAATTAACGCATACTACAATGGATACAGAGGAAAATCATTCACAGGTGGAGAAAACTTCACAACAAAAAGACAATACGAAGGCAAAAACACGCTGATACTTGAACAGTTCAACTACTACAACTGGAATGAAAGCACAAAAGCAACATATGATGCAACACAACTAAGCAGTGACAAAATAGTTGATGTACTATACTACCAAGGATACAACTGGGACAAAAACTTAAACTTCGGATTAAATGTAAATGACGAAGAATCACCAATAATTGCAAACTACAGTGACACCAAAGGATTTGGAACATACAACTACCCGAGTGGAGTAGTAGTATTTAACATAACAGAACAATTCAAGGCAGGCCAACTAAATGAAATTGTGCCAATACAACTAGAAAACAACAGTAACATACTTTACGGTGGAATACTAGTGATAATCTACGCAAACAATACTGAAACCACCAGTATACTAATAAATGAAGGAGCAGACCTATTAAACCCAGAAGCAAGTGGATTAACAACAAATGAGTATACTATAGCATACTCCAACTATGAAAACATCAAATCAGCAGATGCAATGTTGTACACAATATCTGCAGCAGCAGATAAAGTTGGTGAAAGTAAAATCATAGTAAACAACAAAGAATATCAATCATTAGCAGACAACTACGATTCAACATCAAAAATAAGCATAATTGAAACAAACTTGGACAACTTGGAAGATGGTACAAACTTGGTTAGCTTACAAAGTATCAACGACAACCTATTTGCAATGGGTACAATACTTGTAGTAAATCATCCATTAGAGTTATCATTAAAAGTTGACACTACGGCATTTACAATAGGTACAACAACCAATATAAGTGCAAGCATTTATGATGGTGAAAATATATTGACCGGCATAAACAAAGGAAAAGTAGTATTCAAAGTAAATGGTAAAACACTCAAGGATGAAAATGGTAAGGTTATCTATGCAAAAGTAGTTAACGGTACAGCTACAATAACCGGCTATGAAATACCGGCAAGTTGGAATGAAAATTCTACAATACAAGCCATATATTCAGGTTCAGTTGAAGTATCCTCATTAACTAGTGATAAGCAAACCCTATCAATAACACAGGATAGTGTTACAATTACAACGGAAGATATTGTAACAAAAGCAGGTACTGATATCACACTTAAAGCAACGATAAACACAAATGTTGCAATAAATAACGGTAAAGTAATTTTCAAAATTAACGGAAAAACTGTTAAAGATGAAAATGGTAAGATAATATATGCTAAAGTATCTAACAATGCAGTAAGTGTAGATTACACTTTACCTGAAAACTTTAAAGTAGGGGAATATAATATTACTGCAATTTTCATATCTTCTGTATATGGTAATTTAGAAGATGTTAAGACTTTAACTGTTACTGTTTAA
- a CDS encoding PRC-barrel domain-containing protein, protein MTKERELIKGEEKLWADIKGYQVATNSARILGILDELTIDEKTGKITDIVIQTQQDRSVNVKGAKREGDRLSVPFGKVEKVGEFIIISG, encoded by the coding sequence ATGACTAAAGAAAGGGAATTAATTAAAGGCGAAGAAAAATTATGGGCCGATATTAAAGGTTACCAAGTAGCTACTAATAGTGCTCGTATACTAGGAATACTAGATGAACTGACGATTGATGAAAAAACAGGAAAAATCACTGACATAGTTATACAAACACAACAAGATAGATCTGTCAACGTTAAAGGTGCTAAACGTGAAGGCGATAGGCTTTCAGTACCTTTCGGTAAAGTAGAAAAAGTTGGGGAATTTATTATCATTTCAGGATAA
- a CDS encoding NTP transferase domain-containing protein translates to MTTALVMAGGRGTRMDLDEEKPLIKVNDKPMIEHVLDALLNSRYVDKILVAISPNTPKTREFLKDFPVVIVETKAKGYIEDLADIMQDRNYLNEDEPVMTIVSDLPFVTADHIDDVLTEYYKRNKPAMCVSVSEELFKEYDIIPTLVYEGLVPSGVNMLIANSQEQEQTIYITDNVELAFNINTLHDLDKSGNLS, encoded by the coding sequence ATGACAACCGCATTAGTTATGGCTGGTGGAAGAGGTACGCGAATGGATCTTGACGAGGAAAAACCACTCATTAAGGTAAATGATAAGCCAATGATTGAGCATGTATTGGATGCCTTATTGAATTCAAGGTATGTGGATAAGATTCTTGTTGCTATAAGTCCAAATACTCCCAAAACCAGGGAATTTCTAAAGGATTTTCCAGTGGTCATAGTTGAAACTAAGGCTAAGGGGTACATTGAAGACCTGGCAGATATCATGCAGGATAGGAATTATTTGAATGAGGATGAACCGGTGATGACAATAGTTTCTGATTTGCCCTTTGTAACGGCCGATCACATTGATGATGTTCTTACAGAGTATTATAAGAGAAATAAACCTGCAATGTGTGTTTCAGTATCTGAAGAATTATTTAAGGAATATGATATCATACCAACACTGGTCTATGAAGGATTGGTTCCTAGCGGTGTGAATATGCTTATTGCCAATAGTCAAGAACAGGAACAGACCATATACATTACGGATAATGTGGAATTGGCATTCAATATCAATACGCTTCATGATTTGGATAAGAGTGGTAATTTGAGTTAA